The following are encoded together in the Methanosarcina flavescens genome:
- a CDS encoding hydantoinase/oxoprolinase family protein, with product MNSKIIGLDIGGANTKLASSDGKIVELHYLPLWKNTRLPEVLEEIAQRLQPEKVAVVMTGELADCFEDKEQGIIFIKACVDSAFGPSKVLYVNNMGRLQHETDDIRDLAAANWAASARLIGKELGDCIFVDVGSTTSDIIPIVSGEHKAGLTDFERLCRSELVYTGTLRTNLAALLEKVKLERGWCRTASELFATTSDAYLLLGKIDESMYTCETADGAGRSKTDAMRRLARLVCADLSEIREEEIYEIATQVKEKQVFTLAEAISEVAERNGLKRIAAAGLGEFLIKEAAEKLDMEFVSISSHWGEEISKVFPAYAAARLIEM from the coding sequence ATGAATTCAAAAATTATCGGGCTTGATATTGGAGGAGCGAATACCAAACTTGCCTCCTCGGACGGAAAGATCGTAGAACTTCACTATTTGCCTCTCTGGAAGAACACGCGGCTTCCTGAGGTCCTGGAGGAAATCGCACAGCGGCTGCAACCCGAAAAAGTTGCTGTTGTTATGACCGGAGAACTTGCAGACTGTTTTGAAGATAAGGAACAGGGCATTATCTTTATAAAGGCATGTGTTGATTCTGCCTTTGGGCCCTCGAAAGTTTTATATGTAAACAATATGGGCAGGCTCCAGCATGAGACTGACGATATAAGGGATCTTGCTGCTGCCAACTGGGCGGCTTCTGCCAGGCTGATAGGAAAAGAGCTAGGAGATTGTATTTTTGTGGATGTTGGAAGCACCACAAGCGATATTATCCCTATCGTTTCGGGTGAACATAAAGCAGGACTTACTGACTTTGAGAGGCTTTGCAGGAGTGAACTCGTGTATACAGGCACGCTCAGGACAAACCTTGCCGCACTTCTCGAAAAGGTAAAGCTTGAGAGGGGCTGGTGCAGGACGGCTTCAGAACTCTTTGCTACAACTTCGGACGCTTATCTCCTGCTTGGAAAAATCGATGAGAGTATGTATACATGCGAGACCGCTGATGGAGCAGGCAGGAGCAAAACCGATGCTATGCGCAGGCTTGCAAGGCTTGTCTGTGCGGATCTTTCCGAAATTCGGGAAGAGGAAATCTATGAAATCGCAACTCAGGTAAAGGAAAAACAAGTTTTTACCCTGGCTGAAGCGATTTCCGAGGTTGCGGAGAGAAACGGACTTAAAAGAATCGCAGCCGCAGGCCTTGGGGAATTTCTGATAAAAGAAGCTGCAGAGAAGCTTGACATGGAATTCGTATCAATATCCAGCCACTGGGGAGAAGAAATCTCAAAAGTTTTCCCGGCATATGCGGCTGCCAGATTGATTGAGATGTGA
- a CDS encoding ATP-grasp domain-containing protein, translating to MKILIAEFAVGTDIEKSLIPEGAAMLKTLVESFVRLGYEVYYPSAGTKICAGTRVESTAENFRQIIGREAKNCDAGLVIAPDSMLPELNEVLEENTVNLGCSPRSAACCADKLICTEILKKAGIKTPEIAKKPEKGKRYIIKPRFGCGAEATYLVTEFENKEGLFTSEYIEGEHLSVSLIAGKKSLPLTVNRQFIEFGKKEAESGEKGKAGVSEIKYNGSLTPYQTGRREEIYETAISTVKCLNCFGYVGVDIILTDLPYVVDVNPRPTASLFGISRVMREEIGDLILKNRFGELPDHVNIEGEYCFSKDALGANFLEGLEK from the coding sequence ATGAAAATCCTGATTGCGGAATTTGCTGTCGGCACAGACATTGAAAAATCTCTTATCCCTGAGGGAGCGGCTATGCTGAAGACCCTTGTAGAGAGCTTTGTCCGGCTTGGGTATGAGGTTTATTACCCATCGGCAGGCACGAAAATCTGTGCAGGCACGCGGGTAGAATCTACAGCCGAAAATTTCAGGCAGATAATTGGGAGAGAAGCAAAAAATTGCGACGCGGGGCTGGTTATTGCCCCTGATTCAATGCTTCCCGAGCTTAATGAGGTTCTTGAGGAAAATACTGTGAATTTGGGATGTTCACCCCGGTCGGCAGCCTGCTGTGCGGATAAGTTGATCTGTACGGAAATCCTGAAGAAAGCCGGGATTAAAACTCCTGAAATTGCAAAAAAGCCGGAAAAAGGTAAAAGATATATCATAAAACCAAGATTCGGCTGCGGAGCAGAGGCAACATACCTGGTCACAGAGTTCGAGAACAAAGAGGGACTTTTTACGAGTGAGTATATTGAGGGAGAGCATCTGAGCGTAAGCCTTATTGCAGGAAAAAAATCGCTTCCTCTTACTGTAAATCGTCAGTTCATAGAATTTGGCAAGAAAGAAGCTGAATCCGGAGAAAAGGGGAAAGCAGGAGTTTCCGAAATAAAGTATAACGGAAGCCTTACTCCTTACCAGACTGGGAGAAGAGAAGAAATCTATGAAACCGCAATTTCCACAGTGAAATGCCTGAACTGTTTCGGATATGTAGGTGTGGATATTATACTCACCGATCTTCCATATGTAGTGGATGTGAATCCAAGGCCCACTGCTTCGCTTTTCGGGATCAGCCGCGTTATGCGGGAGGAAATAGGAGACCTGATTCTGAAAAACAGGTTTGGGGAACTTCCTGACCATGTGAATATTGAAGGAGAATACTGTTTTTCAAAGGATGCCCTGGGGGCGAACTTTTTGGAAGGACTTGAAAAATAG
- a CDS encoding response regulator yields MKKAKILVVEDQNIVALNIRNKLKNLGYTVTGTASTGEEAIRKADLSNADLVLMDIMLRGEMDGIEAAREIKNKLKIPVLYLTAYTDDETLERAKTTEPAGYISKPFKEEDLHSNIEMALHKHRAEKEAEKESENTTE; encoded by the coding sequence ATGAAAAAAGCAAAAATTCTGGTTGTCGAAGACCAGAATATCGTGGCTCTTAATATCAGAAACAAATTGAAAAATCTTGGTTATACTGTGACGGGTACTGCGTCCACAGGAGAGGAAGCCATAAGAAAAGCCGATCTGTCGAATGCAGACCTTGTCCTTATGGATATCATGTTAAGAGGAGAAATGGATGGAATTGAGGCTGCCCGTGAAATTAAGAACAAGCTTAAAATTCCAGTGCTCTATCTTACCGCCTATACTGATGACGAGACTTTGGAGAGGGCAAAAACAACAGAACCTGCAGGATATATTTCAAAACCTTTTAAAGAAGAGGATCTGCACAGCAATATAGAAATGGCTCTCCACAAACACAGAGCTGAGAAAGAGGCGGAAAAAGAAAGTGAGAATACCACTGAGTAG
- a CDS encoding helix-turn-helix transcriptional regulator, with protein sequence MDLEEEAYSIIKRNKEGVFQNVIWKELKIDSRKCSRIIKKLLDKDLIVREVGVSNGARTYLLKAKEEVKEKYDLLLAGTLFSACTGCTGDCQPEYCGRLSEWIGNLIQEAERSEETGEISANEA encoded by the coding sequence ATGGATCTTGAAGAAGAAGCTTATAGCATAATAAAGAGAAATAAAGAAGGCGTTTTCCAGAACGTTATCTGGAAAGAGCTGAAAATCGATAGCAGAAAATGTTCCAGAATCATAAAAAAGCTTCTGGACAAAGACCTTATTGTACGAGAGGTTGGAGTTTCAAACGGGGCAAGAACATACCTACTGAAAGCAAAAGAAGAGGTTAAAGAAAAATATGACCTCCTGCTTGCAGGAACGTTATTTTCGGCCTGTACAGGTTGCACCGGCGACTGTCAACCCGAATACTGCGGGAGACTCAGCGAATGGATTGGAAACCTCATTCAGGAAGCTGAGAGATCGGAAGAAACCGGCGAGATCAGTGCAAATGAGGCATAA
- a CDS encoding elongation factor 1-beta has protein sequence MGDVAAKIKIMPESIETDLAELKEKVKSAIPAGADLHGDIVEEPIAFGLKALIVTLIVNDEEGGTEPAEEAFAKVPGVENVQVLEAYRI, from the coding sequence ATGGGTGATGTTGCAGCAAAAATTAAGATTATGCCAGAAAGCATTGAAACCGACCTTGCAGAATTAAAAGAGAAAGTAAAATCCGCAATTCCTGCCGGGGCAGACCTTCACGGAGATATTGTTGAAGAGCCTATTGCTTTTGGCCTGAAGGCTCTAATTGTAACATTAATTGTCAATGACGAAGAAGGCGGAACTGAACCTGCAGAAGAAGCCTTTGCAAAAGTTCCAGGTGTCGAGAACGTTCAGGTTCTGGAAGCCTACCGTATTTAA
- a CDS encoding amino acid kinase family protein: MRLVVKIGGSLIKEATELVNRLVKEFGSGSQKIVEGGHTAERFSFSVLIVPGGGIFADIVRETDEKFCLGADTAHWMAILGMEQYAYYLQDKTGARAVDSIADVPEGVSILFPYRLLREEDPLPHSWDVTSDTIAAWIAKQNGARLIKVTDVDGIFRNGKLVREISASNCVGNNASCIDPALPKFLLKNRMECLIVNGKSPERVIRAVYRKPVLGTMVKGNI, encoded by the coding sequence ATGAGATTGGTGGTTAAGATTGGGGGAAGCCTCATCAAAGAGGCTACCGAGCTTGTAAATAGGCTGGTAAAGGAATTTGGCTCAGGAAGCCAGAAGATTGTAGAGGGAGGGCACACAGCCGAAAGATTCTCATTTTCCGTTCTCATAGTGCCTGGAGGAGGCATCTTTGCCGATATCGTCAGAGAAACCGATGAGAAGTTTTGCCTGGGTGCCGACACAGCCCACTGGATGGCCATTCTTGGTATGGAACAGTATGCCTATTATCTTCAGGATAAAACCGGTGCAAGGGCTGTAGACTCAATAGCAGATGTGCCTGAAGGAGTTTCAATTCTCTTTCCATACAGGCTACTGAGAGAAGAAGATCCTCTGCCTCATAGCTGGGACGTAACATCCGATACTATCGCAGCCTGGATTGCAAAGCAGAACGGAGCAAGATTAATAAAAGTTACGGATGTAGATGGTATATTCAGGAATGGAAAGCTAGTCAGGGAAATTTCTGCCTCCAATTGCGTAGGGAACAATGCAAGCTGCATCGACCCTGCCCTGCCGAAGTTTCTTCTGAAAAACCGAATGGAATGCTTGATTGTTAACGGAAAATCTCCTGAGAGGGTCATTAGGGCTGTATACCGAAAGCCTGTACTTGGTACTATGGTAAAGGGGAATATTTAA
- a CDS encoding zinc finger domain-containing protein: MSAQKVEYCTSCGIRLVEKGYVKFPCPQCGSEIGRCSSCRHQGNVYTCPKCGFKAP, translated from the coding sequence ATGTCAGCACAAAAAGTTGAGTACTGTACCTCATGTGGAATTCGACTTGTGGAAAAGGGTTATGTAAAGTTTCCCTGCCCGCAGTGCGGATCAGAAATAGGAAGATGTTCAAGCTGCAGGCATCAGGGTAACGTATACACATGCCCCAAGTGCGGATTTAAGGCACCCTGA
- a CDS encoding PAS domain S-box protein yields the protein MLGKAEEISESGKEGLKTEFPPKDPNVFLKLGKEGTILCANKAAKALLEYWGVKEGQKVPDVLRHNIKRILAQKEPKNFEIQAGKTTYAAVLYPFPEENYVNLQAFDISFRVLNEEKLRKREKQYFSLSNLSRISLTCKNLQEILERSALLIAKGLGADFSRILELMPDGTFIMRAGYGWKEKYIDSVIVKEKSQAEYPLFLKRPIILGDIETETRFECSEFIRRHDIASGATVLIGDMNKPFGVMEVYSREKRKFAEDEIYFLYSAAFLLSEIIGRLHAEEKLQIHQKELEKLVEKRTLEYTEANENLLHEIIERRKIEKSLTNNLKFLETLLDTIPAPVYYKDNDGRYLGCNNILARQVLGLEKEEIIGKNFAEAHNKSPAGISLEIHEDDLELLQKGGSDVSEKEIMCADGIKRDFLASGVTFLDEEKNARNMVAVLLDITELRKTENKLQNNVRFLETLLDSIPSPVFQRDLNEIYINCNESFARQIMGLPKAEVIGGSFREFQKRVPKELAEIYHKHDRSLLEKGGSNYYETKVLCADGIERDFLFHKATYQDSSGDVAGVVGVMLDITERKEAEETFRRSEERYRIATEQTGQIVYDYNTKTQEVDWAGAIPELTGYSFEEFQKINPEMWLEHIHPDDLGEIIEKVRVFFEKGERLREEFRFRRKDGNYIYVEDRRVLLRDAEGNPYRVLGVMKDITEIKLASKKMKESEERYRSFMKNFRGIAFQGNLDFTPIMIDGSVEEITEYRGEDFMSGKVNWLQIVLPEDRQNLINNNERLIKYPLLVIEHEYRIRHRDGNIKWVREIIQNVSDFTGKRRILQGAVYDITGQKEAEESLKKVEEIRKKEIHHRIKNNLQVISSLLELQAERFDEKEVLEAFRESQNRVATMAIIHEELYRSKNSETLDFSEYLQKLTSDLFHSYIVRKGDIRMELDIEEIFLGMDTAVPLGIIINELVSNSLKHAFPQGRKGEIRIKLCRVEENGENKSISNSTNNIGAKSSVDKSNQYSLVVSDNGLGFPEKLDFRNTGSLGLQLVNILVEQLEGTIELQNGAGTTFKILFKEND from the coding sequence TTGCTCGGAAAAGCAGAAGAGATAAGCGAATCAGGTAAAGAAGGGCTGAAAACGGAGTTTCCCCCAAAAGACCCAAATGTTTTCCTGAAATTGGGAAAAGAGGGAACAATTCTTTGCGCTAATAAGGCAGCTAAGGCTCTTCTTGAGTACTGGGGTGTAAAAGAAGGGCAAAAAGTACCTGATGTACTGAGGCACAATATAAAAAGAATCCTTGCACAGAAGGAGCCGAAAAATTTTGAGATTCAGGCAGGGAAGACAACATATGCTGCAGTACTTTATCCTTTTCCGGAAGAGAACTATGTAAACCTTCAAGCTTTTGATATAAGCTTCAGGGTTCTTAACGAAGAAAAGCTCCGCAAAAGAGAAAAACAATACTTTTCTCTGAGCAACCTCAGCAGAATCTCCTTAACCTGCAAAAATTTACAGGAAATTCTGGAAAGAAGTGCCCTGCTTATTGCTAAAGGGCTTGGTGCGGACTTTTCCAGAATCCTGGAGCTCATGCCCGATGGAACTTTTATTATGAGGGCGGGATACGGCTGGAAAGAGAAGTACATAGACAGCGTTATTGTAAAAGAGAAGTCTCAGGCCGAATATCCTCTTTTTTTGAAAAGACCTATTATCCTGGGAGATATTGAAACCGAAACCCGTTTTGAGTGCAGTGAGTTTATCAGGCGGCACGACATAGCCAGCGGAGCAACGGTTCTGATAGGAGATATGAATAAGCCTTTTGGGGTAATGGAGGTTTACAGTCGGGAAAAGAGAAAGTTTGCTGAGGATGAGATATATTTCCTGTATTCTGCTGCTTTTTTATTGTCCGAGATCATAGGGCGCCTGCATGCCGAGGAAAAACTCCAGATTCATCAGAAGGAGTTGGAAAAGCTCGTTGAAAAAAGAACCCTTGAGTACACGGAAGCAAATGAGAATCTTCTACATGAAATAATTGAAAGGAGAAAAATTGAAAAAAGCCTCACGAATAACCTGAAATTTCTTGAAACTCTCCTTGATACCATACCTGCACCTGTGTATTATAAAGATAATGATGGCAGGTATCTCGGTTGTAATAATATTCTAGCCAGGCAGGTCCTGGGACTGGAAAAAGAAGAAATTATAGGAAAAAATTTTGCTGAAGCGCACAATAAGTCGCCAGCAGGGATTTCACTTGAAATCCATGAAGACGATTTGGAGCTGTTGCAGAAAGGGGGAAGCGACGTATCTGAAAAAGAAATCATGTGTGCTGACGGCATAAAAAGAGACTTCCTGGCGAGCGGGGTAACTTTTCTGGACGAAGAAAAAAACGCAAGGAATATGGTCGCTGTACTGCTTGATATAACTGAACTCAGGAAAACTGAGAATAAGCTCCAGAATAATGTGAGGTTTCTGGAGACCCTGCTTGACAGCATTCCAAGCCCGGTGTTTCAGAGAGACTTGAATGAAATATACATAAACTGTAACGAGAGTTTTGCCAGGCAAATTATGGGGCTTCCCAAAGCTGAAGTTATAGGGGGCTCTTTTAGAGAGTTCCAGAAGAGAGTACCAAAGGAGCTTGCAGAGATATATCACAAGCATGATAGGAGCCTTCTTGAAAAAGGGGGAAGTAACTATTACGAAACCAAGGTGCTCTGTGCCGACGGCATAGAGAGAGATTTTCTTTTCCATAAAGCCACCTACCAGGACAGTTCGGGAGATGTGGCTGGAGTTGTCGGTGTAATGCTTGATATAACCGAGCGTAAAGAGGCTGAGGAGACCTTCAGGAGAAGTGAGGAAAGATATCGGATCGCTACCGAACAGACAGGGCAGATTGTGTATGACTATAATACAAAAACACAGGAGGTAGATTGGGCAGGAGCTATTCCAGAGCTTACCGGTTACAGTTTTGAAGAGTTCCAGAAAATCAATCCTGAAATGTGGCTGGAGCACATTCATCCTGATGACCTCGGAGAAATAATAGAAAAAGTCAGGGTCTTCTTTGAGAAAGGAGAGAGATTAAGAGAAGAGTTCAGGTTCAGGAGAAAGGACGGTAATTATATTTATGTAGAAGACAGGAGAGTCCTTCTCAGGGATGCTGAAGGAAACCCATATAGAGTTCTTGGGGTAATGAAAGATATTACGGAGATAAAGCTTGCATCGAAAAAAATGAAAGAGAGTGAAGAGCGCTACCGATCCTTTATGAAAAATTTCAGAGGTATAGCTTTCCAGGGAAATCTGGATTTTACACCTATAATGATTGACGGGAGTGTGGAAGAAATTACAGAGTACCGGGGAGAAGATTTTATGTCCGGAAAAGTAAACTGGCTCCAGATTGTTCTCCCTGAAGACCGGCAAAACCTTATTAATAATAATGAGAGGTTAATAAAATATCCGCTGCTTGTTATAGAACATGAATACCGTATAAGACACAGGGATGGAAATATAAAATGGGTTCGTGAAATTATCCAGAATGTTTCAGATTTTACAGGCAAGAGAAGAATCCTGCAGGGTGCAGTCTATGATATAACCGGACAAAAAGAAGCCGAAGAGTCTCTGAAAAAAGTAGAAGAAATCCGTAAAAAAGAGATCCATCACCGCATAAAAAATAACCTCCAGGTTATTTCCAGCCTGCTGGAACTCCAGGCTGAAAGATTTGACGAAAAAGAAGTCCTTGAAGCTTTCCGTGAGAGCCAGAACAGGGTTGCCACCATGGCTATAATCCACGAGGAACTCTACAGGTCAAAAAATAGTGAGACCCTTGATTTCTCGGAATATCTTCAGAAATTGACCTCGGATCTTTTTCACTCCTACATTGTCAGGAAAGGTGATATCAGGATGGAGTTAGATATTGAGGAGATCTTCCTCGGAATGGACACGGCAGTTCCTCTTGGGATAATTATTAACGAGCTCGTATCTAATTCTCTAAAACATGCTTTTCCTCAGGGTAGAAAAGGAGAAATCCGGATAAAACTCTGCAGGGTTGAAGAGAACGGAGAGAATAAAAGTATAAGTAATAGCACCAATAATATTGGTGCTAAGAGCTCAGTTGACAAAAGTAACCAATATTCGCTGGTAGTTTCGGACAATGGATTGGGTTTTCCGGAAAAGCTCGATTTCAGGAATACTGGTTCTCTGGGTCTGCAGCTTGTAAACATCCTTGTAGAACAATTGGAGGGTACAATCGAACTTCAAAATGGTGCAGGGACTACCTTCAAAATATTGTTTAAGGAAAACGACTGA